The DNA region GGAAAGCTAACACATAGTGTTATCCTTTGTTGATGTCCTACGAGTTTAATTATGTGTGTATGATTAATGATGATTTAGAAAGAGATCAATTGTTATGATTGTGTTCTAATGATTGATATGTTTGCGTATTCAAATTGAAATTGTAATTGATGTAGCCTTATGATTCACATTATTATGTTGTTGTTTAATTGGTGGTATTGGTCATGAGAGGGAACCTATAATTTTTTATGGTCTTATATTGGCAATAATGATGTTGAGGTTATTGCTTTAGTGTTGTTACCAATTTCGAGTCATTGGTTTAGTGTTGTGACTAGTTATGAGTTGTGAAGTTGTGGTGGAAGTGATACCtttgtgcatttgtgtgttgttgCATTGCATGCATTATGTATATTGGAGATAGGTGAGTCGTGATCTATTTTTGTGATCATAACGTGTCTAATATAGTATTGAGATTTAGACGTGTAGTCAATTTCAGAGATGTAACCTGATGAGTGGATGCCCACGATAACATAACTCTGAACTTTCAAAACTTGGTACCATGTGTATTAGAGTAGAGTCGAGTAGTGCATTGCATACATAAATTGTATTTTGTGATTGATTGTTGTGTGATTGACCCGAAACTCGTTAATATTGCAAGGGTATATTATATTTAACCCTAAAATGTAATATAAATATAAGAACCATCCCTATTTTGAAATAGCAAATTTCAACGCAGAAGCTACCATAACACATAAAGTTTCCTATGCATATGCATTAACAATGATTCAGTTAAATAAAAGTTTAAAATGAAATTGAAAATGTTATTTATTGTTAATTATATCTGTTTTAGTTTGGAAAAATCGATTAAATACATGCATTTGATGTTATATATAAACTTTTTTACCGATGGAAATTACGAATCACCAGATTAATTAGAGAAAGACTTTATCGACTGTGTAGGTTTCTCATTCTTGTCCGATAGAGGTAACCACAAACAAATTATATCACATTATATATTAAATAATGTAAAGAACATATACTAAAAATAATTAACAATATGAAATTATTTTAATAAGACAAAGTACACATACAAAGAAATCATGGCAAAAACAAGACAATCATCAATCCTTACAAAACACCAACCCCCTTAAAAGAGCACAAAGCCCTTAACCAAATAAGACCAACTAACCCAACCACCACGGAAGCAAACTAGATACCAAGCAATAAAAAGCTTTCCATATTTATATTGTTGCTATTAACTGCACATTCAACGAACAATTGTGAAAGATTTATGCTTTATTCTTCAATGTGAATTTGATTAAAATTAAAAGAGATGACATGGAATAAATTAATTTAAGTACAGTGTTTTAAATGGATTATCTATGGAACTGCGTTTAAGGTTTGTCCTTAAAAATGCAGATAGTCTCTCTAATTTTTCCTAAATGCATtaatataatttaaaatatatatatagtggttatttaaaattaaaagtatgagcgaagaaaataaaattataaatttaaATAGTTATTGTAAAAGAGAGGGAcaattgttttttttataaaattaaatgtgttgttttttataaataaattaaatataagATAACTTTTTTGAAAAACAGCTAAAATGTAGGCTTGCATATCAATATTGGTATTTAAAAGatggatttaattgaaatacactaACCGTGTaaattttacaccgtcagttaatcttagtcattggatattgaaataagtttgacttttattttaaaaacctataaAAGAATTCAAACGGGTGCTGATGATGAATCGACAgtgtaaatctttttacactgacaATGCATAGTAATTAATCCCTTAAAAGATTTATGCTTTAATCTTCAAATtgattaaaattaaaatagatGACATGGAAAAAATTAATTTAAGTACGGTGTTTTAAATGGATTATCTATGGAACTGCTTTTAAAGTTTGTCCTTAAAAATGCATAGTCTCTCTAATTTTTCCTAAATGaattaatataatttaaaaaaaatatatagtggttatttaaaattaaaagtataaacaaagaaaataaaattacAAATTTAAATAGTTATCGTAGAAAAGAGGGAcatttattgtttttttatataaatttaaatatatattgttttttaaaaataaatttaaatatatattgtttttttaaataaatGAAATATAAGATAACTTTTTTGGAAAACGGCTATAATATAGGCTTGCATATCAATATTAAAAGATATATTagtaattttaaaatttaatataaATAAAATCAGTTTTTTGATTGAACAACTAAAATCATTTAATCGTAAAAAAATATAATTGAATATTGAAATatgtttgacttttattttaaaaatctataaagtaatgcaaacaGGTGATGGTGATAAATTGACCgtgtaaatctttttacactCACAGTATATACTAATTAATCTCATATTAaaagaatttaattgaaatacactgatACTGTAAAAGGAatttacaccgtcagttaattCTAAACGTTGGATATTGAAATATGTTTGACTTATTataaaaatctataaagtaatgcaaacagatgatgatgatgaatcgacagtgtaaatctttttacactgacaATACATACTAATTAATCTCATATTAAAAGGATTTAATTAAAATACACTGACAGGATAAAAGGATTTTACACAGTAAGTTAATCCTAgacgttggatattgaaatatgtttaacttttattttaaaaatctataaagtaatgcaaacgggtgatggtgatgaattgatagtgcaaacgggtgatggtgatgaattgACAGTGTCACAGACAATACATAATAATTAGTCTCATATTAAAATGCTTTAATTGAAATACgctgacagtgtaaaaggattttacaccgtcagttaatcctagacgttggatattgaaatatgtttgacttttattgtaaaaatctataaaataatgcAAACGAGTGATGGTGATGAATTGACGGAgtaaatctttttacactgacagtaCATATTAATTAATCTCATATTAAAAGAAttaaaaggattttacaccgtcaattaatcttagacgttggatattgaaatatgtttgacttttattttaaaaatctataaagtaatgcaaactGGTGATGATGATTAATTAAGAGTGTAAATCTTTTTAAACTTACCGAGCATACTAATTAATCTCATATTAAAATGTTCATGTGTAAAAAAAAAAAGTTCAAATACGCCAAACAAAACTCAAATAATAATATCAAAACTAGTACAAATGTATCAATACAAAATAAcataaacatataaaaaaaatctAGTTAATAacaaattaaatcaaataattttCTACTAAAACATGCCATTGTGCTAATTCTCAAATTCACAGCTTCTTTTCTTTTGGAGAAGCATCACTTCCATGACCAGAAAAACCTATTTCTCTTCAACAAAGCATCAATGGCGTATCAATTGTAACAAATATTACATCTTCCATCCAACATTGCTTTGTTTTTTCCTCGCACATTCATCACAAAATTCACTATTTATATTTGGCCTCTccattaaaaaataaaataaaattattgGAATGATTAAAAAGAGTAATGAAATCATAAATTTATTACCTGTGAGATGAGTTTTTTTTTCCTATAATTGAATGTTCATCGTCCTAATAAAACTTATCAATATCAGAATCTGGAATGAAGAAATCATCAACATTAAACGGTGTTTCCTTTTCCTCCAAATCAACTTTCACACTAGTATTTGTATCAACACCACCACCATGAAGATCAGATTCTTTATTATCGGAAAGTTCTTCATTCAATTGTGCAACCCTTATTGCTTCATTTGAATTTATATTCAAATTTGTATTAGTCGGAATATTGTTAACATCACTTGGAATGATATCATTCCAATAATCAGAAACATTACCAACATTGTTAAATATTGGAATATTAGAAACATGAGAATTAGTAGAAGCTCTCAAAGGACAATCCATTGGAACATGTGGTTGAAGATTTGGATTTTGAGAACTTGTAGAAGGTAGCAAAGAGGAAAGATTTAGTTGTTGT from Lathyrus oleraceus cultivar Zhongwan6 chromosome 1, CAAS_Psat_ZW6_1.0, whole genome shotgun sequence includes:
- the LOC127096067 gene encoding LOB domain-containing protein 27; protein product: MVRILENIPEEMRQIAMRTIIYESNVRFMFPVHGCLGVIKECCDMISEAFKELCQVKELLHYCKVNHLQQLNLSSLLPSTSSQNPNLQPHVPMDCPLRASTNSHVSNIPIFNNVGNVSDYWNDIIPSDVNNIPTNTNLNINSNEAIRVAQLNEELSDNKESDLHGGGVDTNTSVKVDLEEKETPFNVDDFFIPDSDIDKFY